One Salmo salar chromosome ssa01, Ssal_v3.1, whole genome shotgun sequence DNA window includes the following coding sequences:
- the LOC106561271 gene encoding UPF0729 protein C18orf32 homolog isoform X1, translating to MVCIPCIVIPILLWVYKRFLEPIIYPFMGPIISRFWPTKKAVQESVTGTGDMKASEKSNGCPVMSNGACKTEVNGLVANGVGANGSATAVSDKKTD from the exons ATGGTCTGCATTCCCTGCATCGTCATTCCCATTCTCTTGTGGGTGTATAAGAGGTTCCTTGAACCCATCATCTACCCCTTCATGGGTCCAATTATAAGCCGATTTTGGCCAACAAAAAAAGCTGTCCAGGAGAGTGTCACAGGAACTGGTGATATGAAAGCCAGTGAAAAGAGCAATGGATGCCCAGTGATGAGCAATGGAGCATGCAAG ACCGAAGTCAATGGTCTGGTTGCTAATGGGGTAGGTGCAAATGGATCAGCTACTGCAGTCTCTGACAAGAAGACTGACTGA
- the LOC106561271 gene encoding UPF0729 protein C18orf32 homolog isoform X2: MVCIPCIVIPILLWVYKRFLEPIIYPFMGPIISRFWPTKKAVQESVTGTGDMKASEKSNGCPVMSNGACKVIHYPKPVIGLWTQTVCPH; the protein is encoded by the coding sequence ATGGTCTGCATTCCCTGCATCGTCATTCCCATTCTCTTGTGGGTGTATAAGAGGTTCCTTGAACCCATCATCTACCCCTTCATGGGTCCAATTATAAGCCGATTTTGGCCAACAAAAAAAGCTGTCCAGGAGAGTGTCACAGGAACTGGTGATATGAAAGCCAGTGAAAAGAGCAATGGATGCCCAGTGATGAGCAATGGAGCATGCAAGGTAATACATTACCCAAAACCTGTTATTGGATTATGGACTCAGACAGTGTGCCCACACTAG